The genomic DNA GACGCGCGCATCGCCACCCGTGGCCGCGAGCTTTTCGCGGATGCCGAGCACCTTCTGGTCGAGATCTTTCTTGGCCGCGCCGATCGAGCCGTTCCAGTAGATGTCGTGGGTGATCTTCTCGCCGAGGTAGGTGAACGCGGTGGTCTTCGCGCCGTCGGCGAGCACGCCGGCTTCGGCGAGCGCGTCCATCCACATCTGCCAGTCCTCGCCGCCCATCACCGCGACCGTGTGCGCGATTTCTTCCGGCGTCGCCGGTTCGAGCACGGTTTCCTTGATCACTTCCTTGTCGGTGTCGATGCCGCGCAGGTTGACCGCCTTGCCGATCGGCTTGAGCACTGAGCTGAACACTTCGCCGGTCTTCGGATGCTGGCGCTTGGGCGCCGCGAGGCTATACACGACGAGATCGACCTGGCCGAGATCGCGCTTGATGACTTCGATCGTGCGCGCCTTCACTTCGTCGGAGAACGCGTCGCCGTTGATGCTGGTCGCGTACAGGCCTTCGGCGGTGGCGAACTTCTCGAACGCGGCGGTGTTGTACCAGCCGGCCGTGCCAGCCTTGGTTTCGCTGCCGGCGCGTTCGAAGAACACGCCGAGAGTCGACGCGCCCGAGCCGAACGCGGCGCTGATGCGGGCGGCGAGGCCATAGCCGGTCGACGCGCCGATCACGAGCACCTTCTTCGGGCCATTGGCGATGGGGCCGCGTGCCTTCACATACTCGATCTGTTCCTTGACGTTGGCTTCGCAGCCGGTCGGATGGGTCGATACGCAGATGAAGCCACGCACACGCGGTTTGATGATCATGAAGCACCTCTTGTCGGAATTGGCGACATTATAGTGGCCCTGCCGGAGCCGCACGCCATCCCGCGGATGAAGCAAAAATCGGCGCACCCCGCACATCTTGGTACGATTGCGCCTTTCCCAGCCGACGACAGCACGTGAAGCGCCTCTTTTCCTTCTTTCTGGCGGCCCTCGACAAAGGGCTGACCCTCGCGAACCTGCTCTTCGCGAAGGCCGCGTGGCATCTGCGCCATCCGAGCCGCCGCACGTTCGCGTGGGGGCTCGCCGCGCTGCCGGTGCTATTCGTGCTGTACGTGCTGCTGCTGATTCCGTTCACGCCCAGCATCGGCGACATCCGCAAAGCGAAAATCGAGCAGCCCGCGCAGATTATGTCGGCGGACGGCAAGCTGCTCGCCGAGTTCAAGCCGTCGAACCGGGAGTGGGTCAAGCTGCAGGACATCTCGCCGACCGTCGTGAACGCGCTGATCGCGACCGAGGATCACCGCTTCTACCAGCATTTCGGGCTCGACTGGCGGCGCACCGCATCGGCCGCGCTGCACACGTTTTCGGGCCAGCGCCAGGGCGGCTCGACGATCACGCAGCAGCTCGCGCGCAATCTTTATCCCGACGAAATCGGCCGCGCGCCGACGTTGACGCGCAAGCTGAAGGAAGCGATCACCGCGCTGAAAATCGAGGCGTTCTACACCAAGGACGAAATCCTCGAAACCTACCTGAACACGGTGCCGTTCCTGTACAACGCCTACGGCATCGAAATGGCCGCGCGCACCTATTTCGACAAGTCCGCGTCCGAGCTGAACGTGCTCGAAGCGGCGACGCTGACCGGCATGCTGAAGGGCAACGCGTACTACAACCCGGTGATCAATCCGGAGCGCGCACTGCAGCGGCGCAATACGGTGCTCGGGCAGATGGTCAAATACGGCAAGCTGACGCCCGCCCAATACGACTTCCTGAGCCGCAGGCCGCTGCGCCTCTACTTCGAGCGCCAGATCGAGCCGCCCGGACCCGCGCCGCACTTCACGCAGCAGCTGCGCAAGTGGCTCGTCGCGTGGGCCGACCGCAACGACTACAACATCTACTCCGATGGACTCGTCGTGCGCACGACGATCGACTCGCGTCTGCAGACGATGGCAAATCAGGCCGTGACGCAGCAGGGCAACCAGTTGCAGGGCATCGCGAACTCGGCATGGGGCACGCGCGCGGGCTGCTCGGCGGACAAGGACCTGCTGCGCACGTTCCTGCGCG from Paraburkholderia sp. HP33-1 includes the following:
- the fabV gene encoding enoyl-ACP reductase FabV translates to MIIKPRVRGFICVSTHPTGCEANVKEQIEYVKARGPIANGPKKVLVIGASTGYGLAARISAAFGSGASTLGVFFERAGSETKAGTAGWYNTAAFEKFATAEGLYATSINGDAFSDEVKARTIEVIKRDLGQVDLVVYSLAAPKRQHPKTGEVFSSVLKPIGKAVNLRGIDTDKEVIKETVLEPATPEEIAHTVAVMGGEDWQMWMDALAEAGVLADGAKTTAFTYLGEKITHDIYWNGSIGAAKKDLDQKVLGIREKLAATGGDARVAVLKAVVTQASSAIPMMPLYLSLLFKVMKEKGTHEGCIEQVYGLYKDSLYGSEPHLDDEGRLRADYKELDPQVQGRVQELWNQVTNDNIYELTDFAGYKTDFLRLFGFEMKGVDYDADVNPDVQIPNLVQV